CGTCCCCGGCGCACCTCTGCCTTGTCTATCGTGTCGTCGTGCACCAGCGTCGCGATGTGCAGCAGCTCCACGGCCGTCCCCATCAGCACCGGCAGCTTCTCATCGTGCGGGTGGAACTTGGAGGCAAGCAGCGTGATCGCCGGGCGCACATGCTTCCCGCTTACGTCCAGCACATGCTCCAGCATCTCGGCCATGTGCTCATGGCCGCTCACGCCGCCGCTGGCCCCTGCCTGCTTCAGCGTCTCCTTCACGCGGAGAAGGTCCGCCTCCACCGGCTTGTAGATCTGCTGTATATCGAGCGTAACCGTAGCCGTTTCCTTTGCTCTTGCCTAACCCCTTCCCTCCCAGAGCGGGTTGGGTGGGTTAGGCTCCTAAGCCCGTGCCGCCGCCATCTCCTTTGCCACTGCCTCTTCATCCAGTTTAGCGAAGAGCGGGGCAGGCTGATTCAGCCTCTGCCCGGCCCCGGGCCGCTGGAGCGTCCATCCCGCCGATTCGATAGTTCCCGAAAACCCCAGGTACTCATGCACCTTCGCTGAGGTGAACGGCATATACGGGTAGAGCGCCGTCTTCAAGCAGGAGATTACCTGAGCCCCCGTCCACAGGGCGTTCGCCGCCGCCTGGTGGTCCGTCTTGATGCTCTTCCAGGGCGCCTGCTCCTCCAGGTAGCGGTTCGCATTTCGGGCCAGTTCCATCGCTGTGCGGATGCCGTCCTTGAACTTGCACTGCGCCAGCGCTGCTCCTACATCCTGGAACGTCCGCTCCGCCTGCGCGATGAGCGCCTTGCTGCTCTCCCCAAGCTTCGCCTCCTCCACCTCCTTCGGCAGGTGCCCCTCGAAGCTGCGGTACGTGAAGCTCAGCACCCGGTTCACTAGGTTCCCGTAGGTCGCCACCAGCTCGTCGTTGTTTCGGCGCAGGAATTCCTTCCAGGTGAAGTCCGTATCCGCTGTCTCCGGCATATTGATGGAGAGGACGTACCGCAGCGGGTCCGGATCGAACTTGTCCAGGAAGTCCTTGAGCCAGACGGCCCAATTCTTGCTCTTGGAGAACTTCATCCCCTCCAGGTTCAGGAACTCATTGGCGGGCACGTCGTACGGGAGCGCGAGCCCCTTCTCGAATCCCATGAGGATGGCGGGCCAG
Above is a window of Chloroflexota bacterium DNA encoding:
- the metG gene encoding methionine--tRNA ligase, with product QGHIYKKTMSMPYSTISKRFLPDRYVEGICPNCGKDGARGDQCDNCGKTLDPKDLKNIRSRIAGDVPEFRDTEHFFLKLSAFEQALSEWVGKQSHWKANVRNFTANYLKDGLQDRSITRDLDWGVPVPVPGFEAKRIYVWFEAVIGYLSASKEWAQKSGRPEAWSDYWHRDVKPYYFIGKDNIPFHTIIWPAILMGFEKGLALPYDVPANEFLNLEGMKFSKSKNWAVWLKDFLDKFDPDPLRYVLSINMPETADTDFTWKEFLRRNNDELVATYGNLVNRVLSFTYRSFEGHLPKEVEEAKLGESSKALIAQAERTFQDVGAALAQCKFKDGIRTAMELARNANRYLEEQAPWKSIKTDHQAAANALWTGAQVISCLKTALYPYMPFTSAKVHEYLGFSGTIESAGWTLQRPGAGQRLNQPAPLFAKLDEEAVAKEMAAARA